Proteins from a genomic interval of Stigmatopora nigra isolate UIUO_SnigA chromosome 19, RoL_Snig_1.1, whole genome shotgun sequence:
- the rnf167 gene encoding E3 ubiquitin-protein ligase RNF167 produces MMLQQSGWQMGLHLTLLTITFCCTTLSPTHAYIYANYRNMTMMFEDLPALFGSPLPKEGMMGIVVVSRPLNGCETIDPPPALPPVFDANTTKFIALIRRYDCNFDRKVLHAQQAGYSAAIVHNMYSNALLNMNYSNDTIAEEIDIPSVFTSYYASEALKKLVIPEQGAYVILKPEFVLPLTYYLIPFTGVVGMIILVMFIILVVRCAQHRKRLRKNRLTKEQLKQIPTHRFTKGDDYDVCAICLDEYEEADKLRILPCSHAYHTKCVDPWLTKTKKTCPVCKQRVTRCNPEHSESDSEDESGGRAEEEGTEGEAESERTPLLRASNQGSLSGSFGAYSATAVTTAQCIPSPTHADSPALSYEGYYSPQEDTDSESNETEEERHHVEDDTAQLIGRDTVQI; encoded by the exons ATGATGCTTCAGCAAAGTGGGTGGCAGATGGGATTGCATTTGACTCTCCTTACCATCACTTTCTGCTGCACAACTCTCTCGCCCACACATGCATATATCTATGCT AATTACAGAAATATGACCATGATGTTTGAAGATCTACCGGCCTTGTTTGGTTCACCACTTCCTAAGGAAGGAATGATG GGAATCGTAGTGGTGTCCCGTCCTCTTAATGGTTGTGAAACAATTGACCCTCCTCCTGCGCTACCACCAGTTTTTGATGCCAACACCACCAAATTCATCGCTCTCATCAGACGCTATGATTGCAATTTTGATCGAAAG GTCCTGCATGCACAGCAAGCAGGCTACAGTGCTGCCATCGTGCACAACATGTATTCGAATGCTTTACTGAATATGAATTACAGCAATG ATACTATTGCAGAAGAGATTGATATCCCCTCAGTGTTTACCAGCTACTATGCTTCTGAAGCTCTCAAGAAGCTGGTAATTCCAGAGCAAGG AGCCTATGTGATTCTCAAGCCTGAGTTTGTTCTTCCCCTCACGTACTACCTTATTCCTTTTACCGGAGTGGTCGGCATGATCATACTTGTGATGTTTATCATCTTG GTTGTACGCTGTGCACAACACCGAAAAAGGCTACGGAAGAACCGCTTGACCAAGGAACAACTGAAGCAGATTCCTACTCACAGATTTACTAAAG GGGATGATTATGATGTCTGTGCCATATGCTTAGACGAGTATGAAGAAGCAGACAAACTGCGGATTTTACCCTGTTCTCATG CCTACCACACTAAGTGTGTGGACCCGTGGCTGACCAAGACTAAGAAGACGTGCCCCGTGTGCAAACAGAGAGTCACCCGGTGCAACCCGGAACACTCCGAGTCCGACTCGGAAGATGAAAGTGGAGGCAGGGCTGAAGAAGAAGGAACGGAGGGTGAGGCCGAATCGGAGCGCACCCCTCTGCTCCGCGCATCCAACCAAGGCTCCCTTTCCGGGAGTTTCGGGGCGTACTCGGCCACCGCAGTGACCACCGCTCAGTGCATCCCGTCGCCGACGCACGCCGACTCTCCCGCCCTGAGTTACGAAGGCTACTATTCACCCCAGGAGGACACGGACTCAGAAAGCAATGAAACGGAAGAAGAGCGCCACCACGTCGAAGATGACACTGCTCAGCTCATTGGTAGGGATACAGTGCAAATCTAA
- the LOC144212390 gene encoding olfactory receptor 52D1-like, with product MDNGTTLTFTLTAYAILEKHKYGFFLLFLFLYIATVFLNVLLITVVHQNKVLHQPMNIFACMLSFNELYGSSALSPLTMSILMSKTYEISVNSCIAQVYCLHTYAASEYCILALMGYDRYLAICYPLHYQTIMIPSKVNKLILLVGLYPFIVFGCYFSMTVQLSFCGKIIAKLYCVNMELVKNTCTSADHVNIAGLLLIGLLIAPQVIMVFFSYVQIFRVCKKLSKKNQVIAFKKCAPHLASFLNFSIGSLFDIAQHRFKMSHIAMEVRILLSICFAVAPPFANPILYGLGTYLIRVHIKKLCHKYTKRG from the coding sequence ATGGACAACGGCACAACTCTGACGTTCACCCTGACGGCCTACGCCATCCTGGAGAAACACAAATATGGGTTCTTTCTTCTCTTCTTATTCCTTTATATTGCAACTGTCTTCCTCAATGTGTTATTGATTACTGTCGTTCACCAAAACAAAGTGCTCCACCAGCCTATGAATATCTTTGCCTGCATGTTAAGTTTTAACGAGCTTTACGGCAGCAGCGCGTTATCACCTTTAACGATGAGCATACTCATGTCAAAAACATACGAGATAAGTGTCAACTCATGCATTGCTCAAGTTTACTGCCTCCATACGTACGCGGCCTCGGAATATTGCATCCTGGCTCTCATGGGTTATGACCGCTACCTTGCCATCTGTTACCCACTACATTATCAAACCATTATGATCCCTTCAAAGGTCAACAAACTGATTTTGTTGGTAGGTCTTTATCCATTTATTGTATTCGGGTGCTATTTTTCCATGACTGTGCAGCTTAGTTTTTGCGGGAAAATAATAGCAAAGCTCTATTGTGTTAATATGGAACTGGTTAAAAATACATGTACTTCGGCGGATCATGTTAACATTGCGGGACTCCTGCTTATCGGATTGTTGATTGCCCCGCAGGTGATTATGGTTTTTTTCTCCTATGTGCAAATATTTCGAGTGTGTAAAAAATTGTCAAAGAAAAACCAAgtaattgcttttaaaaaatgtgcgccgcatttagcttcttttttaaatttcagcATAGGATCCTTATTTGATATTGCTCAACATAGATTCAAGATGAGTCATATTGCAATGGAGGTACGGATTCTCTTGTCCATCTGTTTCGCTGTCGCCCCGCCTTTTGCTAATCCGATCTTATATGGACTCGGAACATATCTGATTCGAGTTCATATTAAAAAGCTGTgtcataaatatacaaaaagagGGTAA